The Microcoleus sp. FACHB-831 sequence GTGTATCGCAGTTTTGCTGAAAATCTCGCTTTCAACCAAGGATATAAAGATCCCGTGCGACAAGCTGTTCAGGGGTGGATAAAAAGCCCCGGGCATCGTCAGAATATGGAAGGTAAATTCGATATGACGGGAATTGGTGTTGCTAAAAACGCTGATGGCGAATACTACTTCACCCAACTTTTCGTCCGACGGTTGTGGTAAGGAGAAAGAATTGGAAGATTTTAAGGTATGCGATCGCGATATTACTCCTGATATCTTGGCTGAGTATCTAACAGCAGAAGCTATAGCTGTTGATACTGAAACAATGGGATTATTACCGCAGCGCGATCGCTTGTGTCTTGTCCAACTGTGCGATTCCCAAGAGCGAGTAACAGTTGTTCGCATCGCCAAAGGGCAAACCGAAGCCCCAAATTTAAAACAACTGATGGAAGCAGGGGACATCTTCAAAGTATTTCACTTCGCCCGCTTCGATGTTGCTCAGTTGCGTTACCATCTTGGCATTCATGTTACTCCCATCTTCTGTACAAAAATCGCCAGCAAGCTTGCTAGAACGTACACCCAGCGTCATGGTCTTAAGGAACTGGTGCTGGAACTAGAGCAAGTTGAACTGGATAAAACTGCTCAAAGTTCAGACTGGGGCAATGCTGCAAACTTATCTGATATTCAACTGCGCTATGCTGCCAATGATGTCCGCTATCTCGTAAGCGTGCGCCAAAAACTCATTGAAATGCTGAAGCGAGAAGAGCGCTGGGAACTAGCACAGCAATGTTTTGAGTGTTTGCCTGCAATAGTTGCCCTGGATTTGCTG is a genomic window containing:
- a CDS encoding ribonuclease H-like domain-containing protein; amino-acid sequence: MEDFKVCDRDITPDILAEYLTAEAIAVDTETMGLLPQRDRLCLVQLCDSQERVTVVRIAKGQTEAPNLKQLMEAGDIFKVFHFARFDVAQLRYHLGIHVTPIFCTKIASKLARTYTQRHGLKELVLELEQVELDKTAQSSDWGNAANLSDIQLRYAANDVRYLVSVRQKLIEMLKREERWELAQQCFECLPAIVALDLLHYKDIFEH